The Zingiber officinale cultivar Zhangliang chromosome 2A, Zo_v1.1, whole genome shotgun sequence genomic sequence TTTTGATCATCAGATAAGGATGCTTTATTGGTGATGTGATGCACCAATCTTGACAGAGCATCTGCTAGCTCATTGCTTGTTCCCGAGATATGTTCAAACTTGATGTCAACTCCTGTACCTGTAATGTAATCAGTAAAATTTATCCATCTTACCCGGGATGGTTTGTTGTTCACGGACTTGTTGAAGAACTTAATTATAGCATGACAATCCGTGCGTAATGTTATCTCTTTTCTGTCCAGGTAATGGATCTTCATTGCGGTTAATGCTTCCATACATGCATGTATTTCAGCATCAATTGTTGACTTTACAGTTGAGAATTTTCCACTGGCATAGGCGCAGATCTTTTCCGTATTTCTTGGGTCATACTGTTTTTCCTTCCATTTGCAAACTCCTCCCCATCCTTCCATGCTGTCATCTGTTTCAATAATAACATATGCATGATTAGGGGGTAATTCTAAGTCAGGCAAGGATTGTACCAGTGACTTGATTTGTCGAATTATAGCCCAATCTGATTCTTTAAAACGCCGATCGCCGTGTGAAGATGTCTTTGAATACAAAGGTCCGAATATTTTGCTAAGATTAGGTATATGTGACCTTGCATAATTCAATATGAACAAAAATGACCGTAAACCCTTTAAAGTGAGTAGGATTTTTTCATCAAAATCAATAACTTTCTTGATAATATGCTGTTGTAGCCGTATTTTTCGATTACCTACGACTACGCCCAAGAACTCCATCTCTGGCTGGGCTATCTTCATCATTGTTGGTGACAAAGCCAATCCTTCTTTTTGACAAATTTCCAATACTTTGTTAAGATGAGCACAATGTTGCTCTTCATTTTTAGAGAACACCAGGATGTCGTCAATGTAGACTACTAAAAACTCTTCACACCCTTTAAAAGAATTATCCATTTTCCTTTGGAAAATGGCGGGTGCATTTTTTAATCTGAATGACATTACCAGCCATTCAAACAAACCTTGTGGCACTAAGAATGCAGTCCAGGGTATTGACTCTTTTGCCATCATAACTTGGTGAAACCCTGATTTTAGATCAAACTTTGAGAAAACTTGCTATTACCGACCTTTTTCATAATAAGGTTTATCCCTGATAATGAGTATTGATCCTTGTGGGTGTTGTCATTCAATGTTTTGTAGTTGAAAACAAGCCTTTCTTTATCCTTTTTTTTCTTGACCCGTAGCAGGATCTACTGTGGTTCCTGATTGAACTATGAATGCTATAGTCCTATGCCGGCTCATACTGGGCTGAATTACCTTTAATTTTAACAAAGCTTCAATAGGTACTTTAAAGGTTGCTTCCATTGCTGGTGTGACGTGCTTCAGGGGTTTATCCTGTATTGTGATATCAGGATTTATAATGTCTAAAGTACATAGTACCTTGTTTTTTGACCAATGTAATGTTGGATTTTCACCAATGTATCCGGCCTCCTTTAATTTCTGCATGGTTGTAGCATATCTCATCTTGAAGTTAATAGTTGTTAAGGAATGTTGAGGGATAAAGAAGTCTTCATGCATAGTTAAATATTCTTCTTCATTCATGTCCAATTCTGGGATAGCCTTTGCTGAAACAAATACTTCTGGAGAGGTCCTGATGGTGGTGATTTCCTTATAGAAAGTAATTTCAGATCCTTCTATTCGTAGACCTCCTGCCATGGATTTGATAAAATTGCATCCTACCAGCATTTGGATTccatcttttaaattcatttctaATTGATAGGTAAAAGGGATCCTGAATTTATGAACCCCAATTGTCATATATCCATTTCTGAGTTTCTTGCTAGCCTCCTGTTGTGAATTGATACCAGAGAAAAGGACCTTGTAATTAATATCTTCAAAGGCTTCATTTGGCAGAGCATTTTGACAAATACAACAAGTTGTAGCACCTGTATCCAAAATAGCTTGAACCTTTGTATCATTAATCCCTGGGATCTGAAGAATAATCTCAATGTTATAAAGGCGGTTGATTAACGACTTCCTTGCTGCCGAAAATATTAATTCATCGGAGGACCTTAGTTCCTCCATTTCTGTTGAACCAAAAGAACCAGTTCCTCTAACTGTTTGCCTCAAATCATTTACCTCCATTACCGGtggtatcataattttttcaaaaaccaGTTGAGCAATAGATCTGCCATGCTCAAGAGATAATGTTAGATCAGAAAAATTGTAGATCAAAAGACATACCTCTCCCCGGAAGTCAGAGTCAATGACACCCGCATTGACTATAAAGTTATGTCGATATGCACTTCCAGATCGTGGTGCAATTCGAGCATAATAGCCTTCAGAAAATTCCAGGCTAATTCCAGTCTTAACCAGGCATTGTTGTCGGGGCATTATGTGAACTTCTTCATCAGTGAATATATCATAACCAGCCGCCCCAGGTGTTCTGCGGACAGGTATTTTTGTTGTTTGTGTTAGGCGTCGTAcctttaaatataaattttcatGCCACTGCTTTCCTTTGTCCACCATACTTTGTAGGTAGTTGGTGTAGTCAATTAGTTCTTCGATCATCCGTTCACCCTTATCATACGGAGGAATGTTTTCTGCTTTCTTAAGGGTCAATGTTTTATTCAGATAAAACGGACCGCAGGCTGGACATACTGTCATTTTGCAATTTATGCAGTGTATGCGCATATTGTCTGTTGTAATAAGTTTGCATAATGTACAACAAACATACTTACTGTCTGTTATCACCTGATTTTCTTCCCAGTCATATTGGCAATTTTTCATTTTATCACCCACGAATACCTGACTTCGCCACCCGCAATTTTTCAGCTCCCAACATGAAGGTTGTTTCTTGTATCCAGGGTGTTTCTTCTAATACCAAGTTGACATAACTTGGCCCTGCTTCCCCTTCTGAAAAAGAACAAATTGCATCAGAATCTGCTTCATTAAGATCTACAAATAATATGTCATAATCCGAAGGGAGATCTAATTGTTCAAGTATAGCTGCTCTTGCAATATTTCCTATTTGCTTCTTACAATCACGAGCGAAATGGCCTGGTTCTCCACAGATAAAACATTTACATTTTTTCTGTTGATCTGCCTTCTTTTTCTTGAAAACGCGAACATGGGAATCATGTGGCTTCCCTTTGTAATTCTTAGCCTTTCGTAATCCATACTTCTTTTGTTTGTTGTAGTATCCCGGTATTGGGATTTTACTACAAAAGGCGAGGTCTTTGACACTTTTCTGTATTGCTGCCTTCTTGCATATTTCTGCTAAATACTGATATGTAAAATGAATTCTCGGTATCACACCAAGTTGATTGGCTGGGTATTTAGCTTTAAAGGCTGCCTCAATCTCATTTCCAATTATAGGTGGCATTTTCCGAAATAGTTTATCAGAGAGCTCAGTACTTATGAACATACGGCCTGATTTTGCTGCTAAAATCTTGTAATCATTAAGATAATTAAAAATGTCTTTCATACTATTGCAAGATAATCTTTCAATGTCAATGTATGCTTGATCTTGCTCCACTGTAGAGCCTTGATAAGGGTCCTCAAGTAAAAAGGACCTTCGTATGGCAGATAAAATGTTCTGGGTTTCCCCAGCCATTTGTATGAGAGCCTCATAGTCAGCAGCATAGGCCATCCGCCATTGTATCcacattttcttttcattttcaccAAGTAAATTTTCAATAAACTGTACCTTTTGGGCGTTATCTAGCCAGGTCTTTTGATTAACCAGATTACTTGTGATAGATTCCCATCTGGATATTACCTCATAATACTGCCAATATCCTCTGGTAAGATTAAGATTGCCCCATCATTAGTTTGAGCTGATGGAAGAGTCCATGGCTGATGGTTATATCCTCTTGGCCTAAATTTTCCATTAATTGTTGTTTCCGGCTGCTGCGTCACTCTTACATTGACCTGCGCTGGTGGATAGTTAATTTGTCCCATTAAAGGTTCTGGTGGAGGATCATACCTTGAAATGGCGCTAGTACTGGAGAATGCATTTTCATTAACTGCTTGGTTCATCATACTTCGAAGGATAGGATATTCTAATCCTTCCAATTGTTCAATTAAAGGAGCTTCAATTCCTGCATGAGCAATTTCATTTGTGACATCCTGTTGCTCAGTATGACTATCACCTTCGTTCTCTGTTGATGAAGTCTCTTGTATTGATAATTCACCCATTCGTCTTGTTGCTTGAGTTACAAAATATTGATCCTCCATGTGTTCAACTTGTTCAACTATGTTCTGCCAATAATTTTCTAATTCACTATCCGAATCATCCCAGCTAACCTGTTGTTGTTCATTAGGAAGAACAGTGTTAGGTGAAATAGGATAATcattatcaagattttctaacCCCAAGAAATGCACACTTAAGTCTTCATCTTCATAATCTCCTTCTGTAATATGAGATTCATGTTCAAAAGGGGTATAATTTTCTTCATCATCAAACCCATAGATATCaagatatgggtcttcctcccaCGGAGTGTCTTCCCATATGCTAGGGAGAACAACTTCCGTAATAACTTTAGTTTTTGCTGCATCTGTGCTACgatcatcattatcatcatcatcccACATAGGCCTGGTGGGGGGAATAAAAGGGGCCGGAGGAGGTGCCGCataattaacataaaaattataccTCCCACTTGGTTCTCCCAGAGTGTCCCATCTAGGATTTGTATCTGGTTCTCCTAATGCTTCCCATCTATTACTGGGATTTGTTTCAAAAAAATACCCCTGCAAATTCTTCCTCTCCTTCGTTTTGAATTCCTTCCGTATCAAAATTACTCATTCTTCTAGTTGTAGAATTTTTTGTTGCCTGATAACCCTGAAATGAGAGAGCAATAGATCTATCCATCAAAGTTGTGGTTCTCACCTCTTGTGGATTTCGGATATGTGAAGAACTTGGTGGTTGTAAGATCCATTTCATTCCTTGTAACTCTGCAATAGTTCTTGGAGTTGCTGATACTGCATGAATACCCGTGCTGGCCAAATAATCTGCGACATTTTGAACATTATAACGAAAACCCGCATAACTTGTATTAGTCAACCGGCCAATTAATCCCCGGGTAATTAATAGATTGGAATCTGCAGTATTCCACTCCTCATAGTCGTGTATTTGTATGGCTAATTCAATATGATTAAAGAAATCATCTATGCTTAGAAGCATATTTGGAGCTATATAGACGAGTTGCGTACCTCCTGAGAGATCTACTTCCATCGTGCCTATTATTGATCTGTCATCTCTCCATCTGGTATCTCTTAAGACAACTAAAGCATTAACTCCTGCATTTCTACGATGCAAAGCATGTATTCTGATCATGACTAAACCCAGATGTATTAATTACATACCTTCTGCTCGTAGAATAGAGTAACTTTCTTGGTTTATTAGTGGTAAATTCTGTTGTCCCCCAGTGGCCAATATTCTGGTTTCAGAATAATGTTGATAAACTCGATGTCTAGGCTCTGACCAATTCGCAGAATACAGAGTTTCTGCTGGAACAAGAGAAGCCCTCTGTCTTTGTGATAGTTCTAATTCTGCTTCAGGATTTAGCTGGCTTTCAAGGATTCTAGCTCCTCTTGTGTGATTCAATCTTCTTTGTGCCTCATAGCGAAATCTCGCCATTCTTCTATAGCTTCTAATTTGGTCTTCTTGAGAAGAAGTTACCGGTTCAGAGGTCTCGGTAATACTTCTTTCAGATATTACTGGTCTATTTCGGGTCGCCATTAAGCTTTTCTTTCAACTCAGGAAATTTTTATTGGCTCACAGTTCATAGCTTACAAGACTCAATCTTACAGGACTCAGAACTCAGTAGGACTTCGAGGTTTGCTCGCTTTCCCTTCTAAGTTAACAAGCTAGGGGTTATATagaggtttagggtttagttgTTCTTTAGCTTTCGGAGCAgagctgcttatatagccctgttcggggcgcttggaagggttccaggcgcctggagggggataaactttattcccttcgcaacggatcgcggtcaaacgcgATCCGGAGAAGATCCTGTTCCAGCCGCCCGAAAGGATTCCGGGCACCTGAAGTCCGAGCCTTCCGCTCCGATTTCGCTCGCtttggtccgagtcttccgctctagTTCCTCtttcttgggtgatctcggccatccggaatagggctcacccaagtccaacttccggccttctcgagcaagcttccgctcatgacttctcgtccctcggaaacgccgtgcgcctccttctcgtccgcctgcgtactcttccgcagcacctcgtccctcaaatgcacagagcccgtcggctctctcccgtgtcgtccttctcactagctgcgtcttttgtttaacatcctgtgctcctaagttcctgcacacttagacacaggattaaacacaggacataacctaacttgtttgatcacatcaaaacaaccttggggtatcAACACCAACCACGTCTCATCTCCATCTCTTCACATCAACCACTCCCGCACCTCACGCCTCCACCACCATCGGAGAGGTCAAGGGGATTTCCCTTCCTCATCCAACCATCTTCTAGGCACCAAGGTAGGGAGATTCCCTACCTAATCTCCTCATCCAACTCACGACTTGGGGGATCCAAATTGGGATGTCGGCCATCCACACCACAAGCCACCAAAGTGAAGGGGTTTCCCTTCTTCAATCTGGCCATCATCCATCCGATCCAGCTTATCTTCACTGCCTTCATCCACCGAGGAAGAGGGGTTTCCCTCCTTCATCGAATCCGCAACCCTCCATCCAAAGCAACCCTTCATCCACAACTTCTCTGGTCAACCACATCCACAGCAACATCTTCATCTTCCTCGAACTCCGATCGGCCATCATCCGCAGTCCACATCAGATCCGGACAGCAGCAACTCCATTCCTAGCCTCCATCTGGATCGTAACATTCCAAGCTTGAGTTGGTGTTTTGATGTGTTGGTTTGATGTTTTGATGTATTAGTTTGATCCTCATGTTGAATACTTGTAATTGATTCAATTCCCCGTGTTGAGATTGCATGTACTTAGGTTTAATAGATTCATGCTCACAACCTATTCGATGAAATGCTTCTTTCAGTAATTGGGCTTTCAATAATTGGGCTTTAGTTTCGCAATTCCTTAGTTTAGTTGTTTGCAATGTCATTCTTGTTGAAGTGTAGGTTAGTTGTGCTCGTTAATTAGATGATCTTGTTGCAATGTATCTTAGTTCTAATTCCATCGTCATGATGAGATTAGAGATACTTTGCCTTATGCTCTTGTAGATTAGATTTATCTTTACTGTCAAGCTTTAGGATCTCAAACCCAAACCTCATTCCCAGATAAAATTGATCCGAGATTTATTATCACCGTCTACCTTCCTTGTGAGAGACGACCTGAGTTACTCTATACTACATTAGTGTAGAGGATTCGGTATTAATTTGAATTGATATCCATAGTATGACATATGAGTGGTGTATCACTCCTCCCTCTCTTTCTCCCTCGCATTCTCTCCACAAAACTAATTTATTAATCGATCCAAAAAATTATCTTAGATAAGATATTTTTCATATCCAGGAAAACATGTTCCACTATCATAAAGTATAACTGATagtattgttttcttttattttaaaaacaaagtgcatAACAGTTGTACCCATGGTTTAAAATCTTAACCCGTGTCGAGGTTTCAGTCCTAGACCGAAATAATACGATCTCGATATCATATCGTATTGTGCCAAAATgatttcggtattttttttatttatatatagtaattattagataaatatgtctATTGtgcataatttaaaaataagttatatattgatttatataaattctcaattattGGACAACTTAATatagttagaaaaaataattaaatataattttttaaaataaaataaattatttattcatttaattaattattaatttaaataatatatattttaaatagtaaaaaaatattaattaaatagaaatatagtaaaaaaatattttaaaaatgggaagaaaaaattatgatataataaatctaatttattaaaaaaatattagaatttttaaatgaaatttaaaacattaaaatataaattttcaaaaattaattaacaaatttaattttttttaaaaaaaataattttaagatgctTCCGGCGGCACCAGAGGTGTCGCGAGAAGCTTCGAGCGGTGCCGGAGTGTCACGAGACGCTTCCGGCGCCGTCGGACACCCCCTACGATCTCTTGCAGTCATCTGTGCGACACGAAACTTCAGCGCGTGAGGTGCTGGTTTCGCCCATATTGCGGAACAGTAAATACCGTTCGTGCCATCCGTCACATAATGGCATTTCACACCATGGTTGTACCTCTCCAAAAGGTATATTGGTTTTGTCAAGTTAGCAGCCCAATGGCCAAAACATGTACCAGTTGAACTATTTGGCCAAATTTAGAAATCATCAcagaaaatatttataaaaaagaagtggaaaagataataaaatttacaGAAAAAAATAAGACTGACCTTTTTCAGCTGAAACACGAACCATAGGATTGAAATCTCTTAAAGACTCACAACACACTTCAGAAAGGGATCTACCACCATATGCATCACTATCCCGAGGAATCAGAAAATTTGCTTGAAGCGTATCTTCCGTCACTAAGCGATCATCCATCACTGTCAAATCTCCTACTCCAGCCAGAACAATGTTCTTGCAgaactaagtaaaagaaagatCAATGCATTGAGTAATTGATAGAGAGCTACTTTCAGCTAGGCCTACCACAACAGTTATCTAAAAATCAGACAACTACGAAATATCCAACAATCTAGCTGCATTTAGTTACTAGATTAAAATATAGAATCTAAAAAAAGGCATTGTAGACATTTTAGGTCTCCACAAAGAAAAAGTTgcacaatttaattaaaaatttcaactATGTGCCTAATTTGTTGCTTGTAAAGCTATGGCCATTGTAATAAAACATTAATGCATAGAGCAATAACATCATGATCCTTAGATTTTGTTTCAGCAGATAATAGACACCAAGCCTAATAGTGCAATTGATTGTTTAGAATATTTAGGCGCATTGTCTTCATATTATAATCAAAGAATTGTAAAAAACAAGAAGTAAAGCTCTTCAAATATATAATTCTCACCCTTAATAAGTTGACACAGCTATTAAACACTCTACCTTTTAGTTTATATATGGGAGCAGAATAATCCAGTTCATCTTTTAAAATAAGAAAGGCAGCCTGCGTATATATTTATAACATTGttcaaaaaaaagaaagaaagaaagagctCCTAATATATGTAGTTCTCTCCTTAATTAATTCATCACTGCTATTAAACAGCCTTTTTAGTATATATGTCAAAGAATGTTAAATCACCCAGTCACATTGAATAATACTCTTACTATGACTCCCTAATTTAATTAGTATGGTGCTAAGATGGACGAACTACAATAAACATGGGCTTAAACATTTTTTTTGCAAATAATTGGGCCCGACAAAATTAATGGTTCCATTCTCTCATCTAAGTGACTTCACCTATGCATGGTGATCACTTTGGGAAGGGCAAGCAATGTGCCCATGAAGTCACCATTGAACCTCACATTTTGCTGCTTATGAATGACACTAGACTATGAGTAAAATTTAGAATCTTGACTGGAATTCAAACCATTACCGTGATAGATTGTGAGACCCTATTTTAGTCCGGCATAGTGTGTCATGGTTTTGAAAGACGTTCATACACTTAGAAGGTGAGCTTTTGTTCACATAGGCACAAAGTTCAAAGTATTTATGATGTATTAAAGTTTCAATATCTGATCTCAGTACCTAGCCATGTTGTGTTATGCaccaaattttttataaaacctaATCAGTGAATTAGAGTTGGAATAATAAGATGTATCTAGGGCTGAACTATTAATGTTAATGTTGATTTAGTGTTCTTTAGATCCAATTTGGTTAAACTTAGTGTTAAGATTAGCCATTTAAGGGTTTTTCTAAGTGCCATTGAATGAAATCTCGAGCCGTTTCACTTGATACAAGCGAAACATCTCGTTCCGCCCACGGACCAACACCGGCACAAAGCTAGCACGCCAGCACCACGTCGCGCGGGCTAGGTGACACATCGCGCAGGCCTGGAGAAGCGTCGTGCGGACCAGGCGACGTGTCGTGTGGACCCAACGACGCGTCGTGTCACCAAGCGACGCTTCCAAAAGCGTCCGCAAGCCAAGAGACTCGTCACGCGAGCTCGAAGGCGCATCCGGACACGTCACACGAGCCAGAGACACGTCCGTTCACGTTACGCGAGCCCAGAGATGCGTCTAGACACAGCGTGAGCACGGAGACACATCTGGACATGTGGCCCGAGCTCGGAGATGTGTACAGACAAGATGCGCAGAAGCCCGGCGACGCATTTGAACACTTCGTACGAGCCCGAGGACACATCCTAACGCTTCGCATGAGCCACGAGTCTAAAACCTCACGTGAACCCGACGATGTGTATGAACTCTTGCGCGAGCCTCGTCGCCCGACCCCGACTACGAGTCCAGATGTGTCAACCAGGCCAGGCGACGAGTCAAGAACGTCACATGAGCGACGTGCTCGCAATCAGCACAGAACAGGGAGCAATAAACTTAggttaaataataaacttaagttaatAATGTTAATCAATTCCTCATTatattgggataatttaaataagcttaattaaagcctaataaaattatcctattaatttaatatatattttttaaaaatatatattttgttttttatatcttttattttaaaatatttagattaatttttaaatttttagttaatatattttatatttaaaaaatacccaAACTATGTCATCACGATAagataccgaaactgtatcgttccAGTCCAGGACCAAAACCTCGGCACGGcttgagattttaaaccatgctaATTGGATTTTATTTTGGTGTTCTTTGAGATGAAAGTGGGCTTGATCTTGATTTGGCTAAAGTGGATACTCTTAATCTTTTTCCTTTCCTCCCCATTCATATGCCACAACCCTCGTCCCAATTCCGCACCTCAACCAACACCACCACCATCATTCATTGGCCGCACACAAGGAAACATCTAACCACCTCTAGTCGCCCTCCAGCCATTTTCCCATCACATGCAAATGACGCCTGAAGCAGCAGCCACTAGGTCCTCCATTGTTTGATGACAAAATAGCTGCATCACTCACAGTCTGTCAATGGCCATAGCAACATACGAACCCTTCTCTTCCCGCCTCTTCTGAGTAGTAGCAGCAAAAACCACACTTTTTCCCTCTATTGGGCAACAACAGCAACCCTAGACTTTCCACCAATAGTGAGCAGCTGCAGCATAGCAGTTTCTCCATTAGCAGCTTTGGCATGAGTGAAATTTCATAGATTGCTGAAATTTTAGGAATTTGAGTGTATTGTACTAATGAAGCCAATGCATTGTTGTTCTTCAACTCTGGTAAGTATGAGAAGGCGTGGACTGTCTGCAGCAGCAAGAAGGAGCTCCTCTTCCATCTAAAGCAATGCATTTGGTGTTTGGTCAACGAAACTCAAGATACATTATTCTCCCTTGTTCTTTGTATCCGATGGAATTGTAAGAAGAGGTCGATGAGGGATAAAGTTATCAAGTTGGTAGCTTGGACACTATGTTATCGAGTTGGTGATTAGCTTAAATGAAGTTAAGGTGAATTCAATGTGTTGATTCTTATAGGGAAACTTCGTtgactctttgcttattttgctaGTATTAT encodes the following:
- the LOC122042358 gene encoding uncharacterized protein LOC122042358 isoform X1: MIEELIDYTNYLQSMVDKGKQWHENLYLKVRRLTQTTKIPVRRTPGAAGYDIFTDEEVHIMPRQQCLVKTGISLEFSEGYYARIAPRSGSAYRHNFIVNAGVIDSDFRGEVCLLIYNFSDLTLSLEHGRSIAQLVFEKIMIPPVMEVNDLRQTVRGTGSFGSTEMEELRSSDELIFSAARKSLINRLYNIEIILQIPGINDTKVQAILDTGATTCCICQNALPNEAFEDINYKVLFSGINSQQEASKKLRNGYMTIGVHKFRIPFTYQLEMNLKDGIQMLVGCNFIKSMAGGLRIEGSEITFYKEITTIRTSPEVFVSAKAIPELDMNEEEYLTMHEDFFIPQHSLTTINFKMRYATTMQKLKEAGYIGENPTLHWSKNKVLCTLDIINPDITIQDKPLKHVTPAMEATFKVPIEALLKLKVIQPSMSRHRTIAFIVQSGTTVDPATGQEKKG
- the LOC122042358 gene encoding uncharacterized protein LOC122042358 isoform X2 encodes the protein MWIQWRMAYAADYEALIQMAGETQNILSAIRRSFLLEDPYQGSTVEQDQAYIDIERLSCNSMKDIFNYLNDYKILAAKSGRMFISTELSDKLFRKMPPIIGNEIEAAFKAKYPANQLGVIPRIHFTYQYLAEICKKAAIQKSVKDLAFCSKIPIPGYYNKQKKYGLRKAKNYKGKPHDSHVRVFKKKKADQQKKCKCFICGEPGHFARDCKKQIGNIARAAILEQLDLPSDYDILFVDLNEADSDAICSFSEGEAGPSYVNLVLEETPWIQETTFMLGAEKLRVAKSGIRG
- the LOC122042358 gene encoding uncharacterized protein LOC122042358 isoform X3; its protein translation is MWDDDDNDDRSTDAAKTKVITEVVLPSIWEDTPWEEDPYLDIYGFDDEENYTPFEHESHITEGDYEDEDLSVHFLGLENLDNDYPISPNTVLPNEQQQVSWDDSDSELENYWQNIVEQVEHMEDQYFVTQATRRMGELSIQETSSTENEGDSHTEQQDVTNEIAHAGIEAPLIEQLEGLEYPILRSMMNQAVNENAFSSTSAISRYDPPPEPLMGQINYPPAQVNVRVTQQPETTINGKFRPRGYNHQPWTLPSAQTNDGAILILPEDIGSIMR